AGTCACGAAGCTGACGCTCGACGCCGCCGGCGCTTGCGAGCAAGAGGACGTCGGCACCACGGCGGGCGAACAGACCATTGGTGACAACGCCGACGATCTGGTTGAGCGTGGTTTCCATCGCCACCGGGTCGCTGATTGACAGCCCGTGCACGTCGAGGATCAGATTGCCGTTGTCGGTCACGAAGCCCTCACGCAGGCGCGGCGAGCCGCCAAGGCGGACGAGTTCGCGCGATACCTGAGCCGCGGCCATCGGAATGACCTCGACCGGCAGCGGAAACTTGCCGAGCGTAGCGACCTGCTTGCTCGCGTCGCAGATGCACACGAAGCGACGGGATACGGCGGCGACGATCTTCTCGCGCGTGAGTGCGCCGCCGCCGCCCTTGATCATGCAGAAGTGACCGTCGATCTCATCCGCGCCGTCGATATAGACCGGGATCTCTTCGATCTCGTCGAGGCTGAAAAGCTTGATGCCGTGGGCGGCGAGGCGTTTCGAGCTGGCTTCCGAGCTGGAGATGGCGCCACGAATGCGGTCGCGCATGCCGGCGAGTCCGTCGATGAAGTGGTTGACCGTAGAGCCCGTGCCGACGCCGACGATGCTGCCGTCCTCGACTTCCTTGAGTGCTGCCAGGGCAGCGGCTTTCTTGAGTTCGTCCTGATTCATGAAAAATCCGTATGGTGGGGTCGTGTGTTTCAGACGAGGCCGTCGAAGGGCT
This genomic interval from Parazoarcus communis contains the following:
- the rpiA gene encoding ribose-5-phosphate isomerase RpiA, which codes for MNQDELKKAAALAALKEVEDGSIVGVGTGSTVNHFIDGLAGMRDRIRGAISSSEASSKRLAAHGIKLFSLDEIEEIPVYIDGADEIDGHFCMIKGGGGALTREKIVAAVSRRFVCICDASKQVATLGKFPLPVEVIPMAAAQVSRELVRLGGSPRLREGFVTDNGNLILDVHGLSISDPVAMETTLNQIVGVVTNGLFARRGADVLLLASAGGVERQLRD